From a single Halobellus ruber genomic region:
- a CDS encoding 50S ribosomal protein L10 — MSDSAAARRTDTIPEWKREEVAELVEFLERYQSVGIVDVAGIPSRQLQSMRRDLHGSAEIRMSRNTLTVRALKEVDDGLEELTDYVSGQVAFVGTNDNPFGLYKQLEASKTPAPISAGEIAPNDIVIPEGDTGVDPGPFVGELQQVGAAARIMDGSIHVTEDSKVLEAGEPVSEELEGVLSELGIEPKEVGLDLRGVFSEGVRFEPDELAIDVEEYRSDVAAAASAARNLSVNAAFPTAGTTPTLLATAAGDAKALGVFAAIEDPDVLPDLIGKADAQVRSIAAQIDDEEALPEELRGVEAPAEPATEADDADEEPTDEDDTTEAETETDTDDDDDDDGAEGLGAMFG, encoded by the coding sequence ATGAGCGACAGCGCGGCCGCGCGTCGTACGGACACCATCCCCGAGTGGAAGCGCGAGGAGGTCGCCGAACTGGTCGAGTTCCTCGAACGCTACCAGTCGGTCGGCATCGTCGACGTGGCCGGCATCCCGAGCCGCCAGCTGCAGAGTATGCGTCGGGACCTCCACGGCAGCGCGGAGATCCGGATGAGCCGCAACACGCTCACCGTCCGCGCCCTGAAGGAGGTCGACGACGGGCTGGAGGAGCTCACCGACTACGTGTCGGGACAGGTGGCGTTCGTCGGCACCAACGACAACCCCTTCGGGCTGTACAAGCAGCTCGAAGCCTCGAAGACGCCCGCGCCGATCAGCGCGGGGGAGATCGCCCCCAACGACATCGTCATCCCCGAGGGTGACACCGGGGTCGACCCCGGGCCGTTCGTGGGCGAACTCCAGCAGGTCGGCGCGGCCGCCCGGATTATGGACGGGTCGATCCACGTCACCGAGGACTCGAAGGTCCTCGAGGCGGGCGAGCCCGTCTCCGAGGAGCTCGAGGGCGTGCTCTCGGAGCTCGGCATCGAACCCAAGGAGGTCGGACTCGACCTCCGCGGCGTCTTCTCCGAAGGCGTGCGGTTCGAGCCCGACGAGCTCGCGATCGACGTAGAGGAGTACCGCTCGGACGTCGCCGCCGCGGCGTCGGCCGCGCGGAACCTCTCGGTCAACGCGGCGTTCCCGACGGCCGGGACGACGCCGACGCTGCTCGCGACCGCCGCGGGCGACGCAAAGGCGCTCGGCGTCTTCGCCGCGATCGAGGACCCCGACGTCCTGCCCGACCTGATCGGGAAAGCGGACGCACAGGTCCGTTCGATCGCCGCACAGATCGACGACGAGGAGGCGCTCCCCGAGGAACTTCGGGGCGTCGAGGCGCCGGCCGAACCCGCCACGGAGGCGGACGACGCCGACGAGGAACCGACTGACGAAGACGACACGACAGAGGCCGAGACCGAGACCGACACCGACGACGACGATGACGACGACGGTGCGGAGGGGCTCGGCGCGATGTTCGGATAA
- a CDS encoding 50S ribosomal protein L1, with amino-acid sequence MADTIVDAVSRALDEAPPRNFRETVDLAVNLRDLDLNDPSQRVDESVVLPAGTGQETRIVVFASGETALRAEEVADEVLDGDDLEELGDDTDAAKDLADETDFFVADASLMQDIGRYLGTVLGPRGKMPTPLQPDDDVVETVNRMKNTVQLRSRDRRTFHTRVGAQDMDSEEIADNIDVIIRRLEADLEKGPLNIDSMYVKTTMGPAVEVPA; translated from the coding sequence ATGGCAGATACGATAGTTGACGCAGTCTCTCGCGCACTCGACGAGGCGCCGCCGCGGAACTTCCGCGAGACGGTCGATCTCGCCGTGAACCTGCGCGATCTCGATCTGAACGACCCGTCGCAGCGCGTCGACGAGTCCGTGGTCCTGCCCGCCGGTACGGGCCAGGAGACACGGATCGTCGTCTTCGCCAGCGGTGAGACCGCACTCCGAGCGGAGGAAGTCGCCGACGAGGTTCTCGACGGCGACGACCTCGAGGAGCTCGGGGACGACACCGACGCGGCAAAGGACCTCGCAGACGAGACCGACTTCTTCGTGGCCGACGCCAGTCTGATGCAGGACATCGGCCGCTACCTGGGGACGGTTCTCGGTCCGCGCGGGAAGATGCCGACGCCGCTGCAGCCCGACGACGACGTGGTCGAGACGGTGAACAGGATGAAGAACACGGTGCAACTCCGTTCCCGCGATCGCCGGACCTTCCACACCCGCGTGGGTGCTCAGGACATGGACTCCGAGGAGATCGCGGACAACATCGACGTCATCATCCGTCGACTCGAGGCGGACCTGGAGAAGGGTCCCCTCAACATCGATTCGATGTACGTCAAGACCACGATGGGACCGGCCGTGGAGGTGCCCGCATGA
- a CDS encoding TOBE domain-containing protein, giving the protein MALSARNGLPGTVVSAEKDGVMAGITLELGDGQTITSTATRASADRLDLAAGDSAAAVIKASEVMMETGEAE; this is encoded by the coding sequence ATGGCACTCAGCGCACGCAACGGCCTCCCGGGAACGGTGGTTTCGGCGGAGAAAGACGGCGTGATGGCGGGGATAACCCTCGAACTCGGCGACGGACAGACGATCACGTCCACCGCCACGCGGGCGTCGGCCGATCGGCTCGACCTCGCGGCGGGCGACTCGGCTGCCGCCGTTATCAAGGCCAGCGAAGTGATGATGGAGACGGGCGAGGCTGAGTGA
- a CDS encoding 50S ribosomal protein L11, which translates to MAGTIEALVPGGEASPGPPLGPELGPTPVNVQDVVQRINDETAAFDGMEVPVTVEYEDDGSFTISVGVPPTAELIKDEAGFETGSGEPQENFVADLTVDQVKKIAEQKSSDLLSYDSFNAAKEVVGTCTSLGVTIAGNDPREFKRRMEDGEYDDVFDGE; encoded by the coding sequence ATGGCTGGAACCATCGAAGCGCTCGTTCCCGGCGGGGAGGCAAGCCCCGGCCCGCCGCTCGGGCCGGAGCTCGGACCGACCCCGGTGAACGTCCAGGACGTCGTCCAGCGGATCAACGACGAGACCGCGGCGTTCGACGGGATGGAAGTGCCCGTGACCGTCGAGTACGAGGACGACGGCTCCTTCACCATCTCTGTCGGCGTCCCGCCGACGGCCGAACTGATCAAAGACGAGGCCGGCTTCGAGACCGGCTCCGGCGAGCCCCAGGAGAACTTCGTCGCGGATCTGACCGTCGATCAGGTGAAGAAGATCGCCGAGCAGAAGTCCTCCGATCTGCTGTCGTACGACTCGTTCAACGCCGCAAAGGAGGTCGTCGGCACGTGCACCTCCCTCGGCGTCACGATCGCGGGTAACGACCCCCGGGAGTTCAAACGACGGATGGAAGACGGCGAGTACGACGACGTCTTCGACGGCGAGTAA
- a CDS encoding M20/M25/M40 family metallo-hydrolase: MDDDRRAFLTDLLTTPSPSGFEAVGQRVWLDYVREFADDVWTDDYGNAVAVHEGDADASIAFGGHADEIGYIVRDITDDGFLRIGSIGGADRTVSKGQHVTVHAEAPVAGVIGQTAIHLRDREDESHQDIAEQFVDIGAEDGEAAGDLVEVGDPVTVETRVRPLHGDRIAARAMDNRVGIWSAAEGLRAAVEAGVDATVYAVSTVQEEVGLQGAKMVGFDLDPDAAVAVDVTHATDNPDIPGKRVGPVELGAGPVVSRGSANHPSLVELARDAAEESGTDVQLQATGSRTGTDADGFYTSRSGIPSLNLGVPNRYMHTPVEVIDTGDLDAVAELLGAMAVGAADAAPFGLDI, encoded by the coding sequence ATGGACGACGATAGACGCGCGTTTCTCACGGATCTGCTGACCACGCCGAGCCCCTCGGGGTTCGAGGCCGTGGGACAGCGGGTGTGGCTCGACTACGTCCGGGAGTTCGCCGACGACGTTTGGACCGACGACTACGGCAACGCCGTTGCGGTCCACGAAGGCGACGCCGACGCGTCGATCGCGTTCGGCGGCCACGCCGACGAGATCGGCTACATCGTGCGCGACATCACCGACGACGGGTTCCTCAGGATCGGGTCGATCGGCGGCGCGGACCGCACCGTCTCGAAGGGCCAACACGTCACGGTCCACGCCGAGGCGCCAGTCGCGGGCGTGATCGGTCAGACCGCGATCCACCTCCGCGACCGGGAGGACGAGTCCCACCAGGACATCGCCGAGCAGTTCGTCGACATCGGCGCCGAAGACGGCGAGGCGGCAGGCGACTTGGTGGAGGTCGGCGATCCGGTAACGGTCGAGACCCGGGTGCGGCCGCTGCACGGCGACCGGATCGCCGCCCGCGCGATGGACAACCGCGTCGGGATCTGGTCGGCCGCCGAGGGGCTCCGCGCTGCGGTCGAAGCCGGCGTCGACGCCACGGTGTACGCCGTCAGCACCGTCCAGGAGGAGGTCGGGCTACAGGGCGCGAAGATGGTGGGGTTCGACCTCGACCCCGACGCGGCGGTCGCCGTCGACGTGACCCACGCCACCGACAACCCGGACATCCCGGGCAAGCGGGTCGGCCCGGTCGAACTCGGCGCCGGACCGGTGGTCTCCCGCGGAAGCGCGAACCATCCCTCGCTGGTCGAACTCGCCCGCGACGCGGCCGAGGAGTCCGGGACCGATGTCCAACTCCAGGCGACGGGCAGCCGCACCGGCACCGACGCCGACGGGTTCTACACCTCGCGCAGTGGGATCCCATCTTTGAACCTCGGGGTCCCGAACCGGTATATGCACACGCCCGTCGAGGTGATCGACACCGGTGACCTCGACGCTGTCGCGGAGTTGCTGGGAGCGATGGCGGTCGGAGCCGCCGACGCCGCCCCGTTCGGGTTGGATATTTGA
- the mvk gene encoding mevalonate kinase, whose protein sequence is MTVSSAPGKVYLFGEHAVVYGEPAIPCAIERRATVAVDERDDDHIRVEARDLSLDGFTVEYAGDTDGRPDVDAPTELVDAAMGYVDAAVEQARDAADAPAAGFDIRVESEIPLGAGLGSSAAVVVAGIDAATRELGAALAPEAVADRAYRAEYAVQDGQASRADTFCSAMGGAVRVEGDDCGRIATPNLPFVVGFDGSAGDTGELVAGVRSLREEYGFAADTVGNIGDIVRHGESLLADADPGAEPTPDLLAELGRLMDFDHGLLEALGVSSRTLDSMVWAAREAGAHGAKLTGAGGGGCIVALDRTPETRTALRYTAECRDAFRAELDREGVRTEDGHR, encoded by the coding sequence ATGACCGTCTCGAGCGCCCCCGGGAAGGTGTATCTCTTCGGGGAACACGCCGTGGTCTACGGCGAGCCCGCGATCCCGTGTGCGATCGAACGCCGGGCCACGGTCGCCGTCGACGAGCGCGACGACGACCACATCCGGGTCGAGGCCCGGGATCTGAGCCTCGACGGGTTCACCGTGGAGTACGCCGGCGACACCGACGGCCGCCCCGACGTCGACGCGCCGACCGAACTCGTCGACGCCGCGATGGGGTACGTCGACGCCGCGGTCGAACAGGCCCGCGACGCCGCCGACGCCCCGGCGGCCGGCTTCGACATCCGGGTGGAAAGCGAGATCCCGCTCGGCGCGGGGCTGGGATCGTCGGCGGCGGTGGTCGTCGCCGGGATCGACGCCGCGACCCGGGAACTCGGCGCGGCCCTGGCTCCCGAGGCGGTGGCGGACCGCGCCTACCGCGCGGAGTACGCCGTCCAGGACGGGCAGGCGTCCCGCGCGGATACGTTCTGTTCGGCGATGGGCGGCGCAGTCAGGGTCGAGGGCGACGACTGCGGGCGGATCGCCACCCCGAACCTCCCGTTCGTGGTCGGGTTCGACGGCAGTGCCGGCGACACGGGGGAACTCGTCGCGGGCGTCCGCAGCCTCCGCGAGGAGTACGGCTTCGCCGCCGACACCGTCGGCAACATCGGCGACATCGTCCGCCACGGGGAGTCGCTGCTCGCCGACGCCGACCCCGGGGCGGAGCCCACCCCTGACCTGCTGGCCGAACTCGGCCGGCTGATGGACTTCGACCACGGGCTGCTGGAGGCGCTCGGCGTCTCCTCGCGGACCCTCGACAGTATGGTGTGGGCCGCCCGCGAGGCGGGCGCCCACGGCGCAAAGCTCACCGGCGCCGGCGGCGGCGGCTGCATCGTCGCCCTCGACAGGACGCCCGAGACCAGGACCGCGCTCCGCTACACCGCGGAGTGCCGCGATGCGTTCCGGGCCGAACTCGACCGCGAGGGCGTCCGCACGGAGGACGGCCACCGGTGA
- a CDS encoding isopentenyl phosphate kinase yields the protein MTVVLKLGGSVITDKETPETVDDDALTAAVDAIADADPDRLVVVHGGGSFGHVAASERGMGRTTGSRDAADVWAVHDAMRRLNDAVLDRLHDAGVPALPVHPLSVAARTEGNELSLPLDSTARLLGEGFVPVLHGDVVGHAGSGATIVSGDELVTRLAAGLDADRVGLCSTVPGVYDADGGVIHRITDVASVEDALGDADATDVTGGMAAKVRALLALDATAYVFGPASLSAFLAGESAGTVIDG from the coding sequence GTGACCGTCGTCCTCAAACTCGGCGGCAGCGTGATCACCGACAAGGAGACGCCGGAGACCGTCGACGACGACGCCCTGACGGCCGCGGTCGACGCGATCGCCGATGCGGACCCCGACCGCCTCGTCGTGGTCCACGGCGGCGGGAGCTTCGGCCACGTCGCCGCCTCCGAGCGCGGGATGGGCCGCACGACGGGCAGCCGCGACGCCGCGGACGTGTGGGCGGTCCACGACGCGATGCGCCGGCTGAACGACGCGGTGCTCGACCGCCTCCACGACGCCGGCGTGCCCGCCCTCCCGGTCCACCCGCTGTCGGTCGCGGCGCGGACCGAGGGGAACGAACTCTCGCTCCCGCTCGATTCGACCGCGCGGCTGCTCGGCGAGGGGTTCGTTCCCGTCCTCCACGGCGACGTCGTCGGCCACGCGGGGTCGGGGGCGACCATCGTCAGCGGCGACGAACTGGTCACCCGACTCGCGGCCGGACTCGACGCCGACCGCGTCGGGCTCTGTTCGACTGTTCCGGGCGTCTACGACGCCGACGGGGGAGTGATCCACCGGATCACAGACGTCGCGTCGGTCGAAGACGCGCTGGGGGACGCCGACGCGACCGACGTCACCGGCGGGATGGCGGCGAAGGTGCGGGCGCTCCTGGCACTCGATGCTACAGCGTACGTTTTCGGCCCCGCGTCGCTGTCGGCGTTTCTGGCGGGGGAGTCCGCGGGGACCGTGATCGACGGGTAG
- a CDS encoding PspA/IM30 family protein → MGILSRASYVVRSKLNSLLNRAEDPTESLDYSYEQMRDELQDVKQGIADLTTQKKRLEIQKRRLEENVEKHNEQAREAVRQDRDDLARQALEKKQAKMSQIEELEGQIADLQSTQDDLVGKKNELQSRIEEFRTKKETMKARYEAAEASTRVSEAVTGVGDEMSDVTRSIERAEERTDEMEARSEAMDELVDTGAFDDAMSDKDSIDRELESGRSSKEVDTELETLKSEMGGSGSTSGGTESAASEDTESEAEEAEAPDVDVSDAEVEAELEELKDDEN, encoded by the coding sequence ATGGGAATCCTCTCACGCGCCTCCTACGTCGTCCGGTCGAAGCTCAACTCCCTCCTCAACCGTGCGGAGGACCCGACGGAGTCGCTGGACTACTCCTACGAGCAGATGCGCGACGAGCTCCAGGACGTCAAACAGGGGATCGCGGACCTCACGACACAGAAGAAGCGCCTGGAGATCCAAAAGCGGCGGTTAGAGGAGAACGTCGAGAAGCACAACGAACAGGCCCGCGAGGCGGTGCGGCAGGACCGCGACGACCTCGCCAGGCAGGCGCTGGAGAAGAAACAGGCGAAGATGTCCCAGATCGAGGAGCTCGAAGGACAGATCGCCGACCTCCAGTCGACGCAGGACGACCTCGTCGGGAAGAAAAACGAGCTCCAGAGCCGGATCGAGGAGTTCCGGACCAAAAAAGAGACGATGAAGGCGCGGTACGAGGCCGCCGAAGCCTCGACGCGGGTCTCGGAGGCGGTGACCGGCGTCGGCGACGAGATGAGCGACGTCACCCGTTCGATCGAGCGCGCCGAGGAGCGGACCGACGAGATGGAGGCGCGCTCGGAGGCGATGGACGAACTCGTCGACACCGGCGCGTTCGACGACGCCATGTCGGACAAAGACAGCATCGACCGAGAGCTGGAGAGCGGCCGTAGCAGCAAGGAGGTCGACACCGAACTCGAGACGCTCAAATCCGAAATGGGCGGGTCCGGAAGCACGAGCGGCGGGACGGAGTCGGCGGCCAGCGAGGACACCGAGTCCGAGGCCGAGGAAGCCGAGGCACCCGATGTCGACGTCTCGGACGCCGAAGTGGAGGCGGAGTTAGAGGAGCTGAAGGACGACGAGAACTGA
- a CDS encoding alpha/beta hydrolase, producing MDEPIFLPGGRDARGTLDVAAADADGAAPPDSGAADACVVACPPHPQHGGGRGDRRLGALSDELGERGVDCLRFDYGPWDGGRSERRDALHGVEWARERYERVALFGYSFGGAVAISAAANGADVVAVAALSPPARVGAAREDGPDDRGGIDTVADLSALPASLPVGIFHGAHDDVTTVGPVADRARERGATVREFSTDHFFVGREAESAAAVGEFLQPVLHSAASR from the coding sequence ATGGACGAGCCGATCTTCCTCCCCGGCGGCCGCGACGCCCGGGGCACGTTGGACGTCGCCGCGGCCGACGCGGACGGGGCTGCGCCCCCCGACTCCGGGGCAGCCGACGCCTGCGTCGTCGCGTGTCCGCCGCACCCACAGCACGGCGGCGGCCGCGGGGACCGACGACTCGGCGCGCTGAGCGACGAACTCGGGGAGCGAGGCGTCGACTGCCTCCGGTTCGACTACGGCCCCTGGGACGGCGGCCGCAGCGAGCGGCGGGACGCGCTGCACGGGGTCGAGTGGGCCCGAGAGCGGTACGAGCGGGTCGCCCTGTTCGGCTACAGCTTCGGCGGGGCGGTCGCGATCTCGGCGGCCGCAAACGGCGCGGACGTCGTCGCCGTCGCCGCGCTCTCGCCGCCCGCCCGCGTCGGCGCAGCCCGGGAGGACGGCCCCGACGACCGCGGCGGCATCGACACGGTCGCCGATCTTTCGGCACTCCCGGCGTCGCTTCCGGTCGGGATCTTCCACGGCGCACACGACGACGTGACGACGGTCGGGCCCGTCGCCGACCGCGCCCGGGAGCGCGGCGCGACCGTCCGGGAGTTCTCGACCGACCACTTCTTCGTCGGGCGCGAGGCCGAGTCCGCGGCTGCGGTGGGCGAGTTTCTGCAGCCGGTGCTTCACTCGGCGGCGTCGCGGTAG
- a CDS encoding response regulator, whose product MSLTERQTSDAIRILHVDDNIDFAEMATAFIEREDDRFETETASSASDGLTRLADSALDCVISDYDMPRQNGLEFLRTVREEYPELPFILHTGKGSDTVGYNYVKIFGTPGCRNPSRDYSRQYEEAASDAISAGATDYIQKESGTDHFSVLAKRVKTAVERTRAERQRQQLAEAIETAREGIGIIGSDGHHTAVNRAYADAYGSRPSELVGIIPGERG is encoded by the coding sequence GTGAGCCTCACAGAGAGGCAGACGAGCGACGCTATTCGTATCCTCCACGTCGACGATAATATTGACTTTGCCGAGATGGCTACAGCGTTTATCGAACGTGAGGACGACCGATTTGAGACCGAGACCGCAAGCAGTGCAAGCGACGGTCTGACTCGCCTTGCTGACTCAGCGCTCGACTGCGTCATCTCGGATTACGATATGCCCCGTCAAAACGGGCTTGAGTTCCTCCGAACGGTTCGAGAGGAGTATCCTGAGCTTCCGTTCATTTTACATACGGGCAAGGGGTCTGATACTGTTGGCTATAACTACGTGAAGATTTTCGGCACCCCGGGGTGCCGAAATCCTTCACGCGACTATAGCCGACAGTATGAGGAAGCCGCCAGCGACGCTATTTCGGCTGGTGCGACTGATTATATTCAGAAGGAGAGTGGCACAGACCACTTTAGCGTCCTTGCCAAGCGTGTCAAGACGGCTGTTGAACGGACACGTGCAGAGCGACAACGCCAGCAACTAGCCGAAGCGATTGAAACGGCCCGTGAAGGAATCGGCATTATTGGCTCGGATGGCCACCATACGGCTGTCAACCGAGCATACGCTGATGCCTACGGCAGCCGCCCTTCGGAACTGGTCGGAATTATACCCGGAGAACGAGGCTGA
- a CDS encoding two-component system sensor histidine kinase NtrB, whose amino-acid sequence MRSEVLPTVDEVGYWRGRTTGLRAGGETFVQDCVVSATEQRTTICAVQDVSAEAEEDEQLNRYQALIEVLKDPVYVLDEGGQFDFVNNAFVEKFGFQREELLGNSVSTIKNEQAVEQGLNNLRQILSSDGPDSTYFETEIKSQSGESIPCEDHMTALPYEGDAFDGSVGILRDVSRQKERERELRRQNRRLDAFASVVSHDLRNPLNVAEGNVELLREECDSDRIDRIEQSLVRMSELIDDLLQLSRVGNDTDGMESVSLAEESKSCWQRVETGDATLQTKADRTVRADPSRLVQLFENLMRNAVEHTSQDVTVTVGELEDGFYVEDDGSGIPEDSRDDVFEAGYTTTDEGTGFGLSIVKDVAEAHGWEVSITEGSEGGARFGITNVDFETS is encoded by the coding sequence ATGCGTAGCGAGGTTCTGCCGACTGTTGACGAGGTCGGGTACTGGCGTGGGCGGACGACTGGTCTCCGTGCTGGTGGAGAGACGTTCGTTCAGGACTGTGTCGTGTCCGCAACCGAACAGAGGACAACGATCTGTGCCGTTCAAGACGTTTCTGCCGAGGCCGAGGAGGACGAACAACTGAACCGTTATCAGGCACTTATCGAGGTGCTGAAAGACCCCGTATACGTCCTCGACGAGGGGGGTCAGTTCGATTTCGTTAATAACGCATTTGTTGAGAAGTTCGGATTCCAGAGGGAGGAGTTGTTAGGAAACAGCGTGTCCACCATTAAAAACGAGCAGGCGGTGGAACAGGGACTGAACAATCTCAGGCAGATTTTGTCATCGGACGGACCCGATAGTACGTATTTTGAGACGGAAATCAAGTCTCAGAGCGGTGAGTCAATCCCGTGTGAAGACCATATGACAGCACTCCCGTATGAAGGAGACGCATTTGACGGTTCTGTCGGAATACTTCGGGACGTTTCCAGACAAAAAGAGCGGGAACGGGAACTGAGGCGACAAAATAGACGGCTTGATGCGTTTGCGAGCGTTGTTAGCCACGACCTCCGAAATCCACTCAACGTTGCGGAAGGGAACGTGGAACTCCTTCGTGAGGAGTGTGATAGCGACCGAATCGACCGTATCGAGCAGTCACTGGTACGGATGTCTGAGTTGATCGATGACCTTCTCCAGTTGTCCCGTGTCGGTAACGACACCGATGGTATGGAGTCAGTCAGTCTCGCTGAGGAATCTAAGAGCTGCTGGCAACGTGTTGAGACCGGCGACGCAACGCTCCAGACGAAAGCCGATCGCACTGTCCGAGCCGACCCGAGTCGGCTTGTACAACTCTTCGAGAACCTGATGCGGAATGCAGTCGAGCATACGAGTCAGGATGTTACAGTCACAGTTGGTGAACTTGAGGATGGATTCTACGTCGAAGACGACGGCTCTGGAATACCTGAGGATAGCCGAGATGACGTGTTTGAGGCAGGGTACACGACTACCGACGAGGGTACTGGATTCGGACTCTCGATCGTGAAGGACGTTGCCGAAGCCCACGGGTGGGAGGTCAGCATCACAGAAGGTTCTGAAGGCGGGGCACGTTTCGGGATAACCAACGTGGATTTTGAAACGTCGTAG
- a CDS encoding DUF7837 family putative zinc-binding protein, translating to MSDTASELGACPFCEAVIPTEAVLLEYEVDGETRMFAECYECGEPVQPQ from the coding sequence ATGTCAGACACGGCGTCCGAACTCGGCGCGTGCCCGTTCTGTGAGGCGGTTATTCCGACAGAAGCTGTGCTACTGGAGTACGAGGTCGACGGCGAAACGCGGATGTTTGCTGAATGCTACGAGTGCGGCGAGCCCGTTCAGCCACAGTAA